Proteins encoded together in one Streptomyces sp. NA04227 window:
- a CDS encoding TMEM165/GDT1 family protein — MITFSVLALTFGVVFLAELPDKTALAGLVLGTRYRASYVFAGVAAAFVVHVSLAVAAGSVLTLLPQRLVHALTGALFLAGAAMLMLKGGEDEEKVREPGDQSFWKVSGAGFMLILVAEFGDLTQIMTANLAARYDSPLSVGIGAVLALWSVAAIGILGGKALMKRVPLRLVTRIAALLMLGLGIWSLYEAVAA; from the coding sequence GTGATCACCTTCAGCGTCCTTGCGCTCACCTTTGGCGTTGTCTTCCTGGCCGAACTCCCGGACAAGACCGCCCTCGCCGGGCTCGTACTCGGCACCCGCTACCGCGCTTCGTACGTCTTCGCCGGGGTGGCCGCCGCCTTCGTCGTGCATGTGAGCCTCGCGGTCGCGGCGGGCAGCGTCCTGACCCTGCTGCCGCAGCGCCTCGTGCACGCGCTGACCGGTGCGCTCTTCCTCGCCGGGGCGGCCATGCTCATGCTCAAGGGAGGCGAGGACGAGGAGAAGGTCCGCGAGCCCGGTGACCAGAGCTTCTGGAAGGTCTCCGGTGCGGGGTTCATGCTGATTCTGGTGGCCGAGTTCGGCGACCTCACCCAGATCATGACCGCCAACCTCGCCGCCCGCTACGACAGCCCGCTCTCGGTCGGCATCGGCGCCGTACTGGCCCTCTGGTCCGTGGCCGCGATCGGCATCCTGGGCGGAAAGGCCCTGATGAAGCGGGTTCCGCTGCGTCTGGTGACCCGTATCGCGGCGCTGCTGATGCTCGGCCTCGGCATCTGGAGCCTGTACGAGGCCGTCGCGGCGTGA
- a CDS encoding HNH endonuclease family protein, with amino-acid sequence MPVLYARGILTKRRLGVLGALTASAAALAMVAVPSAQASPPAPVDAATARAYLAELTVAAEGSLDGYSRDKYPHWSGQDGSCDTREAVLKRDGKDVETDSSCKATSGSWFSEYDGETWTAAGDVDIDHLVPLAESWRSGANGWTNDQREGFANDMSQPQLIAVTDNVNQAKGDKDPAKWMPPTTSYHCTYVRMWVQVKHHYKLTVDEAEKSALESQLSNC; translated from the coding sequence ATGCCCGTGCTCTACGCGCGTGGAATCCTGACCAAGCGCCGCCTCGGTGTCCTCGGCGCGCTCACCGCCTCCGCCGCCGCCCTCGCCATGGTGGCCGTCCCGAGCGCCCAGGCCTCGCCCCCGGCCCCCGTCGACGCCGCCACCGCCCGCGCCTACCTGGCCGAGCTGACCGTGGCCGCCGAGGGTTCGCTGGACGGCTACAGCCGCGACAAGTACCCGCACTGGAGCGGCCAGGACGGTTCCTGCGACACCCGCGAGGCCGTCCTGAAGCGCGACGGCAAGGACGTCGAGACCGACTCCAGCTGCAAGGCCACCTCCGGCAGCTGGTTCTCCGAGTACGACGGCGAGACCTGGACGGCCGCCGGCGACGTGGACATCGACCACCTCGTGCCGCTGGCCGAGTCGTGGCGTTCGGGCGCCAATGGCTGGACCAACGACCAGCGCGAGGGCTTCGCCAACGACATGAGCCAGCCGCAGCTCATCGCGGTCACGGACAACGTCAACCAGGCGAAGGGCGACAAGGACCCGGCGAAGTGGATGCCGCCGACCACCTCGTACCACTGCACCTACGTGCGGATGTGGGTCCAGGTGAAGCACCACTACAAGCTGACCGTCGACGAGGCCGAGAAGAGCGCCCTGGAGTCCCAGCTCAGCAACTGCTGA